A section of the Candidatus Tectomicrobia bacterium genome encodes:
- a CDS encoding NTP transferase domain-containing protein, producing MRALILAAGRGAGLYPFTETRPKAMLPVAGGMLLEMALPKLRAAGVSDVVMVVGHCAQKIMQHFGQGASFGMTIQYVHQKEPSGIREAIRIARGHFQPGESFLLVYADVLTPGNIYRHVTQTFGSFNQPVAAICHTPQAQDFGTVYLGADMQITRLVEKPTEREMGNYVLAGVFVMPYRLFDLLEKKEMDVALNDLIATDGLRSAIWEDPWLDPKHPWDLLRGNRIVMDTWREAVVDGSVQLRGAVQFRGPVRIERDVVIESGASIFGPCFIGQGSFIGNGVLVRPYTAIGAEAMIGFGVELKNCVLLDGVHVGRLSFVGDSVIGERVRVGSGVMTLNQNLDQAPICLGLKEDQVNSMMQKLGSFVGDGSQIGASNTLAAGTVIAPKTVVPNHYTYPPRGDS from the coding sequence TTGAGAGCGCTCATTCTCGCCGCTGGCCGAGGCGCCGGCCTCTATCCCTTCACCGAAACCCGGCCCAAGGCGATGCTGCCCGTCGCGGGCGGGATGCTCCTCGAGATGGCGCTCCCCAAGCTGCGGGCGGCCGGCGTGAGCGACGTGGTCATGGTGGTGGGGCACTGCGCCCAGAAGATCATGCAACACTTCGGGCAGGGCGCCTCCTTCGGCATGACCATCCAGTACGTCCACCAGAAGGAGCCCTCCGGCATCCGGGAGGCCATCCGGATCGCGCGCGGGCACTTCCAGCCGGGCGAGAGCTTCCTCCTCGTCTACGCCGACGTCCTCACGCCGGGCAACATCTACCGCCACGTCACCCAGACCTTCGGCTCCTTCAACCAGCCCGTCGCCGCTATCTGCCACACGCCCCAGGCGCAGGACTTCGGGACCGTCTACCTGGGAGCCGACATGCAGATCACCCGGCTGGTGGAGAAGCCCACCGAGCGGGAGATGGGGAACTACGTCCTGGCCGGGGTCTTCGTGATGCCCTACCGCCTGTTCGATCTCCTCGAGAAGAAGGAGATGGATGTCGCCCTCAACGATCTCATCGCCACGGACGGCCTGCGGTCGGCCATCTGGGAGGACCCCTGGCTTGATCCAAAGCATCCTTGGGATTTGCTCCGGGGGAACCGCATCGTGATGGACACCTGGCGGGAGGCGGTGGTGGACGGCAGCGTCCAGCTCCGGGGGGCGGTCCAGTTCCGGGGGCCGGTGCGGATCGAGCGCGACGTGGTGATCGAATCGGGCGCGTCCATCTTCGGCCCCTGCTTCATCGGCCAGGGGTCCTTCATCGGGAACGGCGTGCTCGTCCGGCCCTACACGGCCATCGGGGCCGAGGCCATGATCGGCTTCGGCGTCGAGCTCAAGAACTGCGTCCTGCTCGACGGAGTGCACGTGGGGCGGCTCTCTTTCGTCGGCGACAGCGTGATCGGCGAGAGGGTGCGCGTCGGCTCGGGGGTGATGACCCTCAACCAGAACCTCGATCAGGCGCCAATCTGCCTCGGCTTGAAGGAGGATCAAGTGAACTCGATGATGCAGAAGCTCGGCTCCTTCGTCGGAGACGGAAGCCAGATCGGCGCCTCGAACACGCTGGCCGCCGGCACGGTCATCGCGCCGAAGACGGTGGTGCCCAATCACTACACCTATCCGCCGCGCGGAGATTCCTGA
- a CDS encoding sigma-54-dependent Fis family transcriptional regulator: MAGLSGLLFVGALSPGRRHMLDGLEELGVRVEAAAEPGRAWECVERCGVVLLAPGSPADIPLIPRFEEQGKPVGMVLRAGDKGLAPHGLKAGARSVFVDEVHPEEVLGFVRSVTEEGLLRREVRWLRAEVRQQAGAGILIGGSAPSERLRRSIREAGPRHRAILLRGEKGASFAAVGRALHARHPGQRHPLIQFQARQPAFEKALARLEKGKGSEGEILELGGTLLVEEAQLLPRELQVRLAAAALGGPACPEFRLIVCETIDPERLIQDSLIPSLCDEARCLPVRIPTLRERRKDLPELAEAVLRDFAERFGLEPHVLTPGAVEAIQERPWWGNESELEMSLCRAVLLSGGPAISVDAFAPDPSARRRGEMEEFFRERLAPIVGVLGKGGGSDFYEHTIRSVEKPLLELVLRESGGNQLKAAQLLGMNRNTLHRKLQELNLTPPAGRRGPRRK, from the coding sequence ATGGCCGGCTTGAGCGGCCTTCTCTTCGTGGGCGCCCTCTCCCCCGGGCGGAGGCACATGCTCGATGGGCTCGAGGAGCTCGGGGTGCGGGTCGAGGCCGCGGCGGAGCCCGGGCGGGCGTGGGAGTGCGTGGAACGCTGCGGCGTGGTGCTGCTGGCGCCGGGCTCTCCGGCGGACATCCCCCTCATCCCGCGCTTCGAGGAGCAGGGGAAGCCCGTGGGCATGGTGCTGCGGGCGGGCGACAAGGGCCTGGCGCCCCACGGCCTGAAGGCGGGCGCGCGCTCGGTGTTCGTGGACGAAGTCCATCCGGAGGAGGTCCTGGGCTTCGTGCGCTCGGTGACGGAGGAGGGCCTGCTGCGCCGCGAGGTGCGCTGGTTGCGGGCCGAGGTGCGCCAGCAGGCGGGCGCGGGGATACTGATCGGGGGCAGCGCCCCCTCCGAGCGGCTCCGGCGGTCCATCCGGGAGGCCGGGCCCCGGCACCGCGCCATCCTCCTGCGCGGGGAGAAGGGAGCCAGCTTCGCCGCCGTGGGCCGTGCCCTCCACGCGCGCCATCCGGGCCAGCGCCACCCGCTTATCCAGTTCCAGGCCCGGCAGCCGGCGTTCGAGAAGGCGCTGGCGCGCCTGGAGAAGGGCAAAGGGTCCGAGGGGGAAATCCTCGAGCTGGGCGGCACGCTTCTCGTCGAGGAGGCGCAGCTCCTCCCGCGGGAGCTCCAGGTCCGCCTCGCCGCCGCGGCGCTGGGCGGCCCCGCCTGCCCGGAGTTCCGACTCATCGTGTGCGAGACGATCGACCCGGAGCGCCTGATCCAGGATTCGCTCATTCCCTCCTTGTGCGACGAGGCGCGGTGCCTGCCGGTGCGCATCCCCACCCTGCGCGAGCGCCGCAAGGACCTGCCGGAGCTGGCGGAGGCCGTCCTGCGGGATTTCGCCGAGCGGTTCGGCCTCGAGCCGCACGTTCTCACTCCGGGCGCGGTGGAGGCGATCCAGGAGCGGCCCTGGTGGGGGAACGAGTCGGAGCTCGAGATGAGCCTTTGCCGGGCCGTTCTTCTCTCCGGAGGGCCGGCCATCTCGGTGGACGCCTTCGCGCCCGACCCCTCCGCGCGCCGCCGGGGCGAGATGGAGGAGTTCTTCCGCGAGCGGCTCGCCCCCATCGTCGGCGTCCTGGGAAAGGGGGGGGGCAGCGACTTCTACGAGCACACCATCCGCAGCGTGGAGAAGCCCCTGCTCGAGCTCGTCCTGCGCGAGAGCGGCGGCAATCAGCTCAAGGCCGCCCAGCTCCTGGGCATGAACCGCAACACCCTCCACCGCAAGCTCCAGGAGCTGAACCTCACTCCTCCGGCGGGCCGCCGGGGGCCGCGCCGGAAGTGA
- a CDS encoding NTP transferase domain-containing protein: MNARPPLAAVILAAGQGKRMGSPLAKVLHPVGGRPMVRHVAESARAAGASCIVVVVGHQAEAVRAAFGPEEADIRFALQAEQLGTGHAAAAGLAALGRSEGEVLLLCGDVPLLRPDTLRDLLERRREAGAAAAVLTAVVENPAGYGRVLRAAGPESAFLRVVEDADATEEERRAREINTGTYAFDLPYLASALPRLKAENRQGEYYLPDVLILALREGLAVVAHLVRNAEEALGVNTPQELNRANTLWKARKI; this comes from the coding sequence GTGAACGCGCGACCGCCGCTGGCGGCCGTCATCCTCGCGGCGGGCCAGGGCAAGCGCATGGGCTCCCCCCTGGCCAAGGTGCTCCATCCGGTGGGGGGGAGGCCCATGGTCCGCCACGTGGCGGAGAGCGCCCGCGCCGCCGGCGCCTCGTGCATCGTGGTCGTCGTGGGCCACCAGGCCGAGGCAGTCCGCGCCGCGTTCGGCCCGGAGGAAGCGGACATCCGGTTCGCGCTGCAGGCCGAGCAGCTCGGGACGGGGCACGCCGCGGCGGCGGGCCTGGCGGCGCTCGGCCGGAGCGAGGGCGAGGTCCTCCTTCTCTGCGGGGACGTGCCCCTGCTTCGCCCGGACACCCTGCGGGACCTCCTGGAGCGGCGCCGCGAGGCGGGGGCGGCGGCGGCCGTGCTCACCGCGGTGGTGGAGAATCCCGCGGGCTACGGGCGCGTGCTGCGCGCGGCGGGGCCGGAGAGCGCCTTCCTCCGCGTGGTCGAGGACGCCGACGCCACGGAGGAGGAGCGGCGGGCGCGGGAGATCAACACCGGCACCTACGCCTTCGACCTCCCGTATCTCGCGTCCGCGCTGCCCCGCCTCAAGGCCGAGAACCGCCAGGGGGAGTATTACCTGCCGGACGTGCTCATCCTCGCCCTGCGCGAGGGCCTCGCCGTGGTGGCCCATCTGGTCCGGAATGCCGAAGAGGCGCTCGGCGTGAACACGCCCCAGGAACTCAATCGGGCAAATACCTTATGGAAAGCGCGTAAGATTTGA
- a CDS encoding phenylacetate--CoA ligase family protein has translation MAQPPKRDYWDERIECMGRDELAALQLERLQWQVRRCYEGSPFYRERLDAAGVGPDGIRTLDDLRRIPPVTKQELRSEQVAHPPFGRYTVAPPEAWGELHPSTGTTGVPVSTIWNRRDVEHIADFTARTMWSFGVRPGDIVQNAFSYGLWVAGMSVHYATQKIGCFVIPIGAAMTDRQIFYMRTIGSTILLSTPSYGLYIGEKLREAGLGPGDLPLRIGAFGGEAGAQNPATRARLESALGVDAYDYFGLGEIGPTFASESEAKSGLIWAEDHHIIEVLDPQTHRPVPEGQVGILVITHLTREATPMLRYWSNDFALVDSRPSPCGRTHLRSPGGILGRHDDLVIYKGAKFYPIQVEEVVRSFPDLSNEFRIELHPDPATGRDLCVVVAEAAAGEASPQLLEKLRERLRDALLVTPEVKILPQGSFERTTFKAKRFVDLREAAK, from the coding sequence GAGTGCATGGGCCGCGACGAACTCGCCGCCCTGCAGCTCGAACGTCTCCAGTGGCAGGTGCGCCGCTGCTACGAGGGCTCCCCCTTCTACCGCGAGCGCCTCGACGCGGCCGGGGTGGGACCCGACGGCATCCGCACCCTCGACGACCTGCGCCGCATCCCCCCCGTCACCAAGCAGGAGCTTCGCTCCGAGCAGGTGGCCCATCCTCCCTTCGGCCGCTACACCGTGGCGCCCCCCGAGGCGTGGGGGGAACTTCATCCCTCCACCGGGACCACCGGCGTGCCCGTCAGCACCATCTGGAACCGGCGGGACGTCGAGCACATCGCCGACTTCACCGCCCGTACCATGTGGAGCTTCGGAGTCCGGCCGGGCGATATCGTGCAGAACGCCTTCAGCTACGGCCTGTGGGTGGCCGGCATGAGCGTCCACTACGCCACCCAGAAGATCGGCTGCTTCGTCATCCCCATCGGCGCGGCCATGACCGACCGCCAGATCTTCTACATGCGGACCATCGGCTCCACCATTCTCCTCAGCACCCCCAGCTACGGCCTCTACATCGGGGAGAAGCTCCGCGAGGCGGGCCTGGGGCCCGGCGATCTCCCGCTCCGCATCGGCGCATTCGGCGGGGAGGCCGGGGCGCAGAACCCGGCCACGCGGGCCCGGCTGGAGTCGGCGCTGGGCGTGGACGCCTACGACTATTTCGGCCTGGGGGAGATCGGCCCCACCTTCGCCAGCGAGTCGGAGGCCAAGTCGGGGCTCATCTGGGCCGAGGACCACCACATCATCGAGGTCCTGGATCCCCAGACCCACAGGCCCGTTCCCGAGGGGCAGGTCGGCATTCTGGTCATCACCCACCTGACCCGGGAAGCCACTCCCATGCTCCGCTACTGGTCCAATGATTTTGCCCTGGTCGACAGCCGGCCCAGCCCCTGCGGGCGCACCCACCTCCGTTCCCCGGGCGGCATCCTGGGGCGGCACGACGACCTCGTCATCTACAAGGGGGCCAAGTTCTACCCCATTCAGGTGGAGGAGGTGGTGCGCAGCTTCCCGGACCTCAGCAACGAGTTCCGGATCGAGCTGCACCCCGACCCGGCGACGGGGCGCGACCTGTGCGTGGTGGTGGCCGAGGCCGCGGCGGGCGAGGCCTCCCCTCAGCTGCTGGAGAAGCTCCGGGAGCGGCTGCGCGACGCGCTGCTCGTGACTCCAGAGGTCAAGATCCTCCCCCAGGGGTCCTTCGAGCGGACGACGTTCAAGGCGAAGCGCTTCGTGGACCTGCGCGAAGCGGCGAAGTAG